CCGTTTAACTCTAGCTCGACTAGTTCGAAAACCGCCCCAGCTTCTACAATCTTCATCCGGTTCCTTCCCCATGGGCATACGTCGATTAGCATTCGTAGGGCCGCTTTCACCGCTTGTGGTGATGTTCTTTTCCTTATAACATTCACTGTTTGCTTAAAAAACTCAAACTTTAGTCTCTCTAAAACACTTGTACTTGATACTTCCATGACCATTCCGAGCACCGAGATGGCTCGAGTTTGGACCTCGACAACAACATCGTCTTCGATCATGTTGTCGGACGCTAAAACCCATAGTAAAGAATCAATAAACTGATCATGGTCTTGTTTAAATTCCGCTGATTTTTTTTTCTCCGGGACATTTTGCCAAGTAAGATGGAGAATACTGAGTGCCTGACCGAGGCCAACAACCTTTCTGGTGCTAGTTTCTTTGCATAACTTCGTTATGAAAGAAATCATTGCACCAGTAGTGCCTGACTCGATAAGGCACTGTCGGTTCTTCTGATTCTCGCTCGCGATCAAATGTAACGCGTTTAGCGAGATGAGATACAACTCTGGTGACTTTAGGTTACGCAGAAGTTTCATAACATGTGATTTAGTTACAACTGATTTTGGGGTTGGGATTCGATCAACACCATAGCTAGCATTGGTGACACACCATGCTTGGATGAGCCGACGAAGTGTGTGGTTCGGGGTCAAGTCGGAATCTTTGGTTAACGACTGCTTGGTTACTGGACACTGGGCCACCTCCGCCGTGGACAGCCAGTGTTCTATGCTGTCCCGGTCGTATGTTATACCGGTGACCGCGGTAACTGGATCTTTCATGATCTGAAGTGAAATAGGACAGATGAAGAAACGGGGTACTTCCACCATATCATCTTCCATTTTATGGATATTGAAAGTTGaaacaaaaatattttgaatTTTGGAAAGAGAGAGTACCTGTTGTTTGTTTATATTCAGAGATTTAATGGTGAAAAAAAGAATTAATATACATGCATGAGGGTTTGAAAGTTTGAATTCAATGAAAAATGGTGGCTGCAAAGTTTGAAATGTTCTAGATAATTGTATGTAAAACATGTATCAGTCAAACCCTAATAAACTTTCTGAAAACGGTGGTCAGTGTCagataaacaaaataaacaaagaaaAGTCTTGTATTGAAGTTTCAACTTGATCAAGTGGAAGAAGGTCAACGGTTGTTAGTCATTTTTAACTCAGGATCCAAAATGGATCAATTTAATGGGTTTGAACTTTGAATATATTTATTACATGTTTCAAAGTATATAATTTCAagatttgatttaattaataacgTATACTTTCTGAAACTCGTCGGTCATCAGTCAGAAATTAAATTGCGCACAACATGATTTTATCACCAGTGCAATTCTTTCACTACAGACCTTCACCTACGACACCAGTGGCGTAGCTTTCAAGGGGTGGGGAGTGGGGACGCCCGACCcttcgaacttttcgctcagtagtgttatttatgtatgtttcgtatagaatttttttaggtatatacgttttcaaccgcccggttttataaaaataaaatttacttATATAAAATTTTTAGATCCGGTGACTTCCGATCCCCCGGTGGAAATTCTCACGCTTCGGCACTGGACGAAACATTGTTTTCACGAATCAGACCATCCATCGGTGATAATAATAATTCATTTTGTGGTAAGATATATTTGACTTTGCGGAGTAGTCAATATGGCACAGAACGATACTAACAAGTAAGCAAATCAGGTATATATATTTTAGCAGTGATTAGCAATGAAGGTTTTCTTATATTTGGAAAAATAACTCAGATCCACACCGCACACAGAAATGGAAATCCTAACTTTGATGTGATACAATAAAGGAAAACAAAATCATAATAATGTGAAATGTTTTTTTGTTTCACCAATCGTCATAGCCATGCTCTCTTGAAACGGAACAGTCTCTTCTGTCCTATCCGATCTTTCTCCGGCACTGTGTAACATTCTTGTGATCGTACAGGTGATTTTTTTTCCAGCTGTACGGTACGAGTATTGTTAGCGGAGTTTGGGTCTGATCGTTGTTAGGCTTCTTTGTTATTCTTCCAGTGTTTTTCGTGTTCTATCCGGTTCTTGATTGCTCAGTAAGTCTGTAATCGATCGCGACTATCTTGATAGTTTAGCTTGATTGATATGAATCCTATTAACCTCTTAAAGATCCGTGATATATTTTTCTCTTCTCCATGGGTCGAGGAGGATGGAGGGGTCAATTTGTTAGTCATGATCCGGTGACGCTACAAGATTTGCGAAGAAAGAAGCAGGAGAACAAAACAAGATTAAGGATACACGGTACTATAAGGAGGACAGTTGGCACACGGTCCTCAGCAGGAAGGAAGTTAGGCAGGAGAAAAACTTCGTCAATCGGGAGCTTAGACTCCGTAATGCAACATCGTTTTTTATTTCTAACCTTCCTGATTCTTGCAATCGGGCAACTCTGTGGAAGGCTTACGAACATCTGGATAATCTGGAAGTTGTTTTCATCCCTTTCAAAAAAGACAGAGCTGGTAATAAGTTTGGTTTCATTAAACTGTCCAACGTCAGGGAACCGGCTTGGTGGATC
Above is a window of Helianthus annuus cultivar XRQ/B chromosome 14, HanXRQr2.0-SUNRISE, whole genome shotgun sequence DNA encoding:
- the LOC110905406 gene encoding E3 ubiquitin-protein ligase PUB23, which codes for MEDDMVEVPRFFICPISLQIMKDPVTAVTGITYDRDSIEHWLSTAEVAQCPVTKQSLTKDSDLTPNHTLRRLIQAWCVTNASYGVDRIPTPKSVVTKSHVMKLLRNLKSPELYLISLNALHLIASENQKNRQCLIESGTTGAMISFITKLCKETSTRKVVGLGQALSILHLTWQNVPEKKKSAEFKQDHDQFIDSLLWVLASDNMIEDDVVVEVQTRAISVLGMVMEVSSTSVLERLKFEFFKQTVNVIRKRTSPQAVKAALRMLIDVCPWGRNRMKIVEAGAVFELVELELNGLEKNVSEIVFGLLAQLCSCADGRAQLLKHACGIAMVAKRMFRVSPGTDDRAVHILLLIGRFSATDEVVAELLRVGAVSKLCMVLQVDYAPYIKKKAREILRLHSNVWNNSPCMPIYIQTK